GTTCGACCCGGTGACATATTTCACGCAGCCAAAGCCCGTGAAAGGCGACCCCGCACTCGCACGCACTTTCGCCGGTGCGACCTATTACTTCGTCAGCGCGGACAACAAGAACATGTTCGAGAAGGAGCCGACAAAGTACGTTCCTGAGTTCGGCGGATTCTGCGGCTACGCGGCATCGATCAACAAAGTCTCTCCTGTAAATCCTGAAATCTACCAACTCGTCGATGGCAAGCTGGTTCTTCAGCACACCGACGAGGCCTACCGGCTCTTCAATCAGGACACCAGCGGGAACTACACAAAGGCCGAGCAAAACTGGCCGAGCCTTTCGCACCTGCGCTGCAACTGATCCATGTTTCTCGCCTCAGCTCTCAAGGTATTGCCGTCAACCAACACGGGATCGCAAGCCCCGCGATCGACCCCGCTTCCGGAGACACTCATGAATCGCTTCGCTCTTCTCTCGATCGCCGTTGCATTCTGCACCAGCCCAGTCGGCCAAACTGTTCTTGCGGCGTCTCGCCAATCGCCGCCGGTTCCGGACTCAATCATCGATCTTCGGTCGGTCTCGGCGGCGCAACTTGTCGGTGCGCAGTGGCGCTATCTCGACGCGGCGATTGTCGAAGACACGAATCGCCTGGCCGGACCTGACAACAAGCCGACTGGTATATCGACGCCCACGCGAAATGTCTCACCCCGGCCCGGCACCGACAGTTTCGACAACGCTCCGTGGATTCAGGTCGAACCGAATCAACTCGAAGCGCGAAAAACCGCGGGCAAACTCGCGTTCGGTTGGTATCGCCTGAGTCTGACCGTGCCCGAAACAGTTCGCGGCCGCGGCGTGAGCGGCGACATGATCGTGTTCGACATCACGGCGGACGACTATTCAGAAATCTGGGTCGATGGCGTGCTTACACCGGTGCTTGGTTCATCAAGCAACGGACTTGGCAGCGGATGGAACGCGCCGAACCGCGTGGTCGTCGATGCGAATGCTCGCCCCGGCTCCAAGCACGAGATCGCTGTTTTCGTTGCAAACGCGCCGCTCTCGGCACCGCCCTCCAACTACATCTGGATCCGTAGCGCCACCCTGGGCTTTTACAAACCCGGCAGACTCGCCGGTGCTCGGCCGGTCGAAACCAGAATTACACGCAAGACCACGGCGCTCGATGCGATTCTGGCTCCGAACACTCAGGCGGAGCTGCTCGCCGACGGATTCGCCTTTACTGAAGGACCGGTGTGGGTTCCACGCGCTTCAGAGTTCCGCTATGGCGGCGGCGGCAACGGCGGCTATCTGCTCTTCAGTGATCCGAATCAGAACGTGATCCACCGATACGACCCGCAGTCGGGCCGGGTTTCGATCTTCCGCGCTTCGAGCGGTTACACGGGCGAAGCTGGAGCCGAAATCAGCGAGTATTTTCAGCCGGGGTCCAACGGACT
The DNA window shown above is from Phycisphaeraceae bacterium and carries:
- a CDS encoding SMP-30/gluconolactonase/LRE family protein, whose product is MNRFALLSIAVAFCTSPVGQTVLAASRQSPPVPDSIIDLRSVSAAQLVGAQWRYLDAAIVEDTNRLAGPDNKPTGISTPTRNVSPRPGTDSFDNAPWIQVEPNQLEARKTAGKLAFGWYRLSLTVPETVRGRGVSGDMIVFDITADDYSEIWVDGVLTPVLGSSSNGLGSGWNAPNRVVVDANARPGSKHEIAVFVANAPLSAPPSNYIWIRSATLGFYKPGRLAGARPVETRITRKTTALDAILAPNTQAELLADGFAFTEGPVWVPRASEFRYGGGGNGGYLLFSDPNQNVIHRYDPQSGRVSIFRASSGYTGEAGAEISEYFQPGSNGLALDPQGRLTICEHGNRRVTRLEPNGTITVLADQDGGKRLNSPNDLIYRSDGTLFFTDPPFGLPKAFDDSRKELAYSGVYCVYNGQLRLASRELKAPNGLAFSPDERFLYVDNWEESRKVVLRYEVTPSGELVNQTTFFDMTSVPGEIALDGLKVDHGGNVFVSGPGGIWIISPAGEHLGTISIPELPANFAFGDDDGRSLYMTARTGLYRIRLETFGATSSR